The nucleotide sequence CAACGTCTTTACCTCTTGATGGATAATCACGAGAACGAGTTGATCGATCAACTTCTCGAAACGATAAAGCAGTCGAAAACTTTTTCTCGGCCCCAATGCGCTGATAGCTCTTATCAGTTAATGATGAGTGATTTGGCTAAAATGGCTATCCCCCAAATATCTTTGGCTTTAAAAGAAGCCCTTGAAACTAGCTCGGAGCGGCAAGAATTCGCTTCAAACTTTGAGGAAATTTTAACAATCATTGATAACTTTATTATAAAAACTGATGCTCCCGAGCAACCCCCACCCTTAAATATTATTAAAGACTTTCTAAAAATCTGTTGTAAATTTTATCTAAAAATCATAAATTTATCCGATTTAAATGAAAAGAATAAGCCAAAATTAAAACGAAATACAAGTTGCTTTTTTGAAGCGTTGGAATTAGAGATTTATAAACAAAAATGGATTCAAAAAATAGACCCCAAAATACCGATATTTTCCGAGAAAAATTTTGCTTTATTTAAAGAAAAACAATCTCTAAAAAACCCAAAAAATATTGAGCTAAATGAAGCCGAATTACTGTTTGATAAAAATCATAAAATCATTAGCTTAAACTCACCAGCAGCAATCATTTTAACGGGAGGCAAAAATCAAGCAGAAGCCTTAATTTTTCTGCAAAAAGAGATGAAGCGAAAACTCTTGTGGTTAAAAACTCAAATCGAACAGTTTAGCCGCTCAAATCAAGAGGAAAACAAGTGTAAAATTTTCATTAAAACCCAACTAGAGCAACAAAGATTTGAGGCTAAATTTACGAGGAGAGCAGAGGGAACAGCAGTAACTTTAACTCGCTTGTTTGATCTCCCAGATAGCCAAACTAATGTTCAACAGCTTGAAAAAAGATTAAAACCCGAAGTGACCCCCAAAGATAACCCTCATAACCCACCCTCAGAAAATCGTATAAGCATTAAAGAATTTGCGATAACTTCGTCAATTAGTGCTATAGCTATAGGAGATTTACAAGGAAATTTAACTTATGTTAATCAAGCCTTTTTGGAAATGTGGAGATATGACAACGATGACGAAGTTTTAGGAAAACCTTTTTTGAACTTTTGGCAAATTGACCAACAAGGGGAAACCTTAATACAAACTATCCGCACTCGTGGTCAATGGATAGGAGAATTGATAGCAAAAAAGAAAGATAAAAGTTTATTTAAAGCTCAAGTATCAGCAAATCTTGTCAAAAATGAGGCTAATATCGCTATTTATATCATGATCTCAGTGATGGACGTTAGCCAACAACAAGGAACAGAAGAATCATTACAAAAACTGCTAAGACTTTATACAAATTTAACTCAAGCCGCCCCGGTAGGAATTTTTCGGGCTGATGAAAGCGGCAAATGGCTTTATGCTAACGAAAAAGCCCTGTTAATCAGTGGAATTAGCTTAGATAAAGCAATTGGCATGGGATGGGCCAACTATGTACACAATGATGATCGAGCCAGAGTTTTCAATGAATGGATTAAATCGATACAAACTCAAACCTCATGGCGGACAGAATATCGTTATAGACACTCAGACGGTAATAATACCTGGGTTTTAGTACAAGCGATTCCTGAAATGGATGAACAGGGAAAAATCGTCGGCTACCTAGGCACATTAACAGATATTACAGAACGAAAAAATGCCGAAGAAGCCACCAACAAAATTAATGCTCAAATGCAGGCAATTTTTGATGCTTTTCCCGATATTTTATTTCGCATCGACCAACAAGGAACCATTCTAGATTATAAAACTCAAGACCATCACTCTTTATATTGTTCTCCTCAAGAGTTTATCGGCAGAACTGTTCAAGAAGTCTTACCGGAATCAGTGGGAAATTTACTGTATGAAGGAGTGCAAAAAGCCTTAGTCAGTGGAGAAATCGTCAGCATAGAATATTTTCTCATCATTGCCTTACAGAAACGATTTTTTGATGCTCGTATCGTTCGATTGAGTCCTGTAGAAACCATTGCCGTTGTTCGAGACATTAGTGACCGCAAACAAACTGAACTGGCTTTAAGAGAAAGTGAAGAACGACTAAAAACCATTATCTCAACCAATCCTAATGGGCTATTGATTTTAGATTTACAAGGCAAAGTTCTTTTTGTGAATCCAGCCGCAGAAATTCTTTTTGGCAGAAAACAAGAAGATTTGATGGGGCAAATTTTAGGAATTCCTATTATTGTCAATAATTACAGTGAAATAGAAATTCTCCAGCCGAGCGGGAAATTAATTATAGTCAGAATGCGATTAGTAAAAATTATTTGGCAAGAAAAAAACGCTTTTCTCGCTTCTTTAGTCGATGTGACAGATATTCAGCAGGCACAAGAACAATTAAAAATTCTTTATCAAGCAACCGAACAAAGTCCTGTCTCAGTAGTCATCACTGATGCAGAAGGAACTATAGAATATGTCAATCCCAAATTTGAGAAAATCACCGGATACCAACGAGCAGAAGTAATCGGGCAAAACCCACGTATCCTTAAGTCCGGTGAAACCACGACGGAAGAATATAAACAAATTTGGAAAACCATTACATCAGGGCAAGAATGGCATGGAGAATTTCACAATAAAAAAAAGAATGGAGAGCTATTTTGGGAAGCGGCTTCTATTTCACCGATCAAAAATGCAGAAGGAATTATCACCCATTTTGTAGCAGTAAAAGAAGATATTACCGAACGCAAAGCGCAACAAACCACTCTCACTTATCAAGCTAACTATGATGCTCTAACCGGCTTACCAAACCGTTTTCTAGCCATAGATAGACTGAAACAGGCAATTTTGCAAGCCGACCGTCAAAAAAAACGAGTAGCGGTCATGTTTATCGATTTAGACCACTTTAAAGATGTCAACGATACCCTAGGTCATGAATATGGCGACTTACTGCTGCAAAAAGTTTCTCAACGTCTCAAGCAGTGTTTACGAAAAAGTGATACAGTAGCTCGATTAGGCGGAGATGAATTTTTAATTATTCTTCCCAATTTACGAGAAACCCATCATTGTAAACTCATTGCTAGTAAAATTCTTTCTAGCTTAGAAAAACCTTTTAACCTATTAACAGAAGAAGCTTTTATTTCTGCAAGTATTGGCATTACTCTCTATCCGGATGATGGAAACGATGTTAGTGTGCTGATGCGGAATGCAGATGCTGCCATGTATTTAGGCAAAAGAGGAGGACGCAATGATTTTAAATTCTATACGATGGGTATGAATGAAGAAGCGCAATCTCGCCTGCGGATAGAAAAATTACTGCGTTATGCTCTCAAAAAAAATGAATTTTACCTCGTTTATCAACCCATCATTGACTTAAGGTTCCAGACAGTCATTGGCGCAGAAGCTTTACTGCGTTGGAATAATCCCGAACTCGGCCGAGTTAGTCCTGATCAATTCATTTCTATTGCCGAAGAAACCGGGTTAATCAGTGAATTAGGAGCGTGGGTGATCTCTCAAGCTTGTCAAGAAGTGGTGAACTGGCAGACACAAGGATCACCCATCTGGGTAGCGGTTAATCTTTCTCCTCGTCAATTTAGAGAGTCAAAACTTCTAGAAATCATCAGCAATGCTATCACGCTCAATGGCATTACTAATCATTATTTAGAGCTAGAAATAACCGAAAAATTGCTCTTAGAAGATTTTCCGGGCTCTAAAGGCATCATTGAGCAATTGCATGAGATGGATTTTCGTCTCTCAATCGATGATTTTGGGACGGGATATTCCGCTTTAAGTTATCTGATCAAATTTCCGTTTAATCGCTTGAAAATTGACCGTTCATTTATCGCTGATATCCCCCACAATCAAGAAGTATTGGCATTAGTAAAAACCATTATTGCTATGGGACATGGGCTAAAATTGCAAGTAATAGCAGAAGGTGTAGAAACCACTGAGCAAGCAAATATCCTTGAAGCTGAAGGGTGTGATTATGCACAAGGTTACTTTTTTAGTCGCCCCTTACTGAGTGAAGAGTTCCGCCGCTATTTACAATCCCATCAAAATCCTCAAGCGGCAATTAACCCTATTGATGATCAGTAATAAGGACATTATTTGATAGTATTAAAAATAATTCAGAAAGTTTTTATTCATAAAAATATGGGAGAAACTGTATCAGGAAAACAACTAAGTCAATGGCAAAACTGGGCAAAAAAAGAATCTATTGCCTCAAAAATATCCCCCAATGAAGTTGATTGGTTACTTCAAGAAGTGGCAGAATTAACCCATTTAGAACTGCGCTTAGAAACCTTTAAGAATAGGTCAAAAATTCCCCTCAAACAGTCTCTATCCGAGTTAACCGATTTATGGCAACAACGCTTAACCTGTCGTTTACCCGTTCAGTATTTAGTCGGTGTTACACCTTGGCGTAAATTTAAAATTAAAGTTTCTCCAGATGTCCTCATTCCTCGCCCAGAAACCGAATATATTATCGATATCGTGCTGAAAGCTATCCCAGAAAGCCCCCTTTTCGATATTGCATCAGGAAATTGGGTAGATTTAGGTACCGGTAGCGGCGCGATCGCTCTGGGACTCGCCGATATCTTGACAAATGCAACAATTTATGCAGTAGATCGGAGTAGGGGAGCTTTAGACATTGCCGAAGACAATGCCATCGAGTGGGGTTTTGCCGAGAGAATTCATTTTAAACAAGGTTTTTGGTGGACACCGTTAGAATTTTTAAGGGGACAAGTGAACGGGATGGTGTCTAACCCGCCTTATATTCCCACAGAGTTAATTGCGACTCTCGACCCT is from Gloeothece verrucosa PCC 7822 and encodes:
- a CDS encoding PAS domain S-box protein; the encoded protein is MNKSVQRLYLLMDNHENELIDQLLETIKQSKTFSRPQCADSSYQLMMSDLAKMAIPQISLALKEALETSSERQEFASNFEEILTIIDNFIIKTDAPEQPPPLNIIKDFLKICCKFYLKIINLSDLNEKNKPKLKRNTSCFFEALELEIYKQKWIQKIDPKIPIFSEKNFALFKEKQSLKNPKNIELNEAELLFDKNHKIISLNSPAAIILTGGKNQAEALIFLQKEMKRKLLWLKTQIEQFSRSNQEENKCKIFIKTQLEQQRFEAKFTRRAEGTAVTLTRLFDLPDSQTNVQQLEKRLKPEVTPKDNPHNPPSENRISIKEFAITSSISAIAIGDLQGNLTYVNQAFLEMWRYDNDDEVLGKPFLNFWQIDQQGETLIQTIRTRGQWIGELIAKKKDKSLFKAQVSANLVKNEANIAIYIMISVMDVSQQQGTEESLQKLLRLYTNLTQAAPVGIFRADESGKWLYANEKALLISGISLDKAIGMGWANYVHNDDRARVFNEWIKSIQTQTSWRTEYRYRHSDGNNTWVLVQAIPEMDEQGKIVGYLGTLTDITERKNAEEATNKINAQMQAIFDAFPDILFRIDQQGTILDYKTQDHHSLYCSPQEFIGRTVQEVLPESVGNLLYEGVQKALVSGEIVSIEYFLIIALQKRFFDARIVRLSPVETIAVVRDISDRKQTELALRESEERLKTIISTNPNGLLILDLQGKVLFVNPAAEILFGRKQEDLMGQILGIPIIVNNYSEIEILQPSGKLIIVRMRLVKIIWQEKNAFLASLVDVTDIQQAQEQLKILYQATEQSPVSVVITDAEGTIEYVNPKFEKITGYQRAEVIGQNPRILKSGETTTEEYKQIWKTITSGQEWHGEFHNKKKNGELFWEAASISPIKNAEGIITHFVAVKEDITERKAQQTTLTYQANYDALTGLPNRFLAIDRLKQAILQADRQKKRVAVMFIDLDHFKDVNDTLGHEYGDLLLQKVSQRLKQCLRKSDTVARLGGDEFLIILPNLRETHHCKLIASKILSSLEKPFNLLTEEAFISASIGITLYPDDGNDVSVLMRNADAAMYLGKRGGRNDFKFYTMGMNEEAQSRLRIEKLLRYALKKNEFYLVYQPIIDLRFQTVIGAEALLRWNNPELGRVSPDQFISIAEETGLISELGAWVISQACQEVVNWQTQGSPIWVAVNLSPRQFRESKLLEIISNAITLNGITNHYLELEITEKLLLEDFPGSKGIIEQLHEMDFRLSIDDFGTGYSALSYLIKFPFNRLKIDRSFIADIPHNQEVLALVKTIIAMGHGLKLQVIAEGVETTEQANILEAEGCDYAQGYFFSRPLLSEEFRRYLQSHQNPQAAINPIDDQ
- the prmC gene encoding peptide chain release factor N(5)-glutamine methyltransferase → MGETVSGKQLSQWQNWAKKESIASKISPNEVDWLLQEVAELTHLELRLETFKNRSKIPLKQSLSELTDLWQQRLTCRLPVQYLVGVTPWRKFKIKVSPDVLIPRPETEYIIDIVLKAIPESPLFDIASGNWVDLGTGSGAIALGLADILTNATIYAVDRSRGALDIAEDNAIEWGFAERIHFKQGFWWTPLEFLRGQVNGMVSNPPYIPTELIATLDPEVAYHEPHIALDGGEGGLESIRYLIESSPPYLRSGGIWLIEMMAGQAEQVAQLLACQGSYQNIQIFPDFAGIERFALAYRR